TAAGAATAGGACACCCATTGGTAAAAATTGGTTATCCAAAGTTCATTCCAAAAAATTACTTGGTTATCTTTTTGGGTTTGGATGTCTTCTTAAAAACAAATGGTATACAAACAAAATGTTTGTCCACTGACATATAAAAGTAGCAAAAAAGATCTTTTGTAAAAAAACAAaggatatatacactaaagtcttaatattttcaacgatttgacaagaaagtcttaaactttattttatttacaGTAAAGTCCTAACTACCGGCAGTTTTGACACGCTTATCCTTTTTTGCCGGTTAaccggtaattaggactttaccgtaaaaaaaagttaaatcgTAAATTAAGACTTTACTGTAAAAAAAAtatgactttcttgtcaaatcgtaaaaatattgggactttagtgtgtgtgtgtgtgtatatattgttagaaatttAATGATATGATAGTGTTTAAACATAAGAGTTATTGGAACCTAGTCCGCTAGATCTTATTGAAATTCTGAacgtttgcttttttttttttttttttttttttttttttttttttaataatctcaacaaaccgacattgaaaaaaattgaaataatCAAGAAAAAAGAAAGAACTAAGGTTATGTTGGTTTTTTTGCAGTCCTAAAAATAGAGAACTAAGAAACTGGAAAAGATGAAACTGCCATTTCTTACTCCTTCACATTTACACCTTTTGACTAAGTgtgtgttgtttgtgtttgtacAATATGCCCATTCTCTTTAGTTCAAGATTTGGCAGTGAACCAAGAAAATAGTTTTACAAGTCTTCTCACACTTTCCTGCTCTCTTTTTTGCATATGTTTCCCCTGTCGTGATTGTAGCATGataaagatgatgatgataagaaaaATAGTGGTGCTGCGACGAAAATCACAAATAAAAGTTTTTGGGTTACGGATTAGGTCTTACGAAGCTGATAAAATTATTTGTTTCTCGAAAAACCAAGACTATACACTAAAATCCTAATATTttgaacgatttgacaaaaaagtcaaACTTTATTTTtctgacagtaaagtcctaattaccggctaatCGACAAAAAAGGATAAACATGTCAAATGCTGTTGGTATTTAgaactttactgtcaaaaaataaaatttatgactttcttgtcaaattgttaaaaatattaacactttagtatatatatatccCAAAAATCAAATAACAACTTAAACATTTAAATGTAATTGATGTTTGATTTTGTGTATCAAATAACTTATTTGATTTATCGGTTTTTAAGAAGTAATAAACTAAATTGAATGTTTGAGAAACTAAAATAGTTTTTAAGATAACTTTTCTGTACCTGTAATGCCAACTCCAGCCATCCACCATATTACATCATTTTATGATGCATTATTTTTGTGTTTGATAGGACAAAAATACTTCAACCAACCTTCAAATTTAGAATAATTTTTGTGTTAGCTATATTTTAAGACCAAATATGAATGTCAAATAGAAGGCCTACAAAACCTATCATTTTAAAGGTCGATTAAAATTCCAATACCgttctaataataataaatcataattttAATGTTTGTGGTTGAAGAACTCTTGATACTTTTTTTAATACTTTTTGCAAAAAAGACAATGATACTTTTAAAGAACCTCAcactttcttttacttttttttccTATGCTTTTTTCTCCTTTTACAATTTATAGTTTTTTTCTAATCACATAGGTTAatctaaatatatatatttttatattttttcactATCATAAAATCTAATAGCATTTTTACCagaaaaagtttttatatatcgAAACACAACCCGTTACGTAGCACTTAGTCAAATATTTTCCAAAGCTATTTTCTACCACAACAATTTAAAGTAGAAAAAGGGTATATTGGGAATTGAACTCAACCCTCCCATATAAGAACGGTTTTCATTAACTAGTTGCGTTAAACTTACTCTTGCTTACCTTTAGAGAAATAGTTGTCTTAAACCTACTTcaggatttttatattttccgAAATAACATTATTTATTCACGAATTGACAGTACTTCCACTGAAATTAATAAAATTTGCGATACATGGTGTCAGAGAAACTAGTTTTgcaaattcataagtatttttcaaCTTTCATGAATTAAGTGATCATTATTGATATTATCTAGCTGGGTTATGGTATGTTAGAAAGGATCTCAACACAAATCATTTTCGAGCGTCAATAATATgaactttttaaataaattattgggTCAAATAAGCTCTTCAAagtaaaacaaaaagaaaaagcaAACTGCTGTGGGAACTTATTTAatctaaagtttttttttttttttttaatagctTGTAAATTTACAATCCCTTACATAAACTTTTTCAATAATTGTGGTGGGTACTCTAAAAtgaattttgttatttttagGTTGCTTATTGTGAAAATTATTAGGAAAAATAGTTATCTGTAGTTGTTATTAGTTACTAACGCATACTTAACGTCACTTCAATTCCACAATTGATTGTAACGTCCAAAATGGATTGTCCCTGCCTGTCGTGTCTTAATAAGATACCTTTCACATATAGTTATTATATAAAAGGCAAAAAAGAACACATCTAACTGGCGAATACTTCAATAGACGATGGAAAAATATACACCACTAGAGACAAAATGGTTAAAAAGACAACACTACGGAAATATTTTAACTTCTACTAAATTCCACTGAGGAATGTAATATATGAGTCAAAAGAAAAGATATAACTTTGTTTAACCTTTATTTAATTTCCAAATCTACCCTCTTTCATTTGGAAACCCTTCTAAGTCTTCCCACGCAATTGTCTTTAGGCCTTGAATGAGGTAAATACATAATTGGGCATTCTGGATTTTCCCTTTCAAACCTGCAagacaaaataatatatttaataataataataataacaatgatAATAAAAAATTATGTTTCATCTAATCGGGAATCAAACTAGTTTTAAAATTAGTTGACTTTGAAAGCAATTTTTCAATTTCATATGATGAAACTTTAAATAAAAGTTTGACACCAAATGTATTATTTTTTAGATAAGCATGGAATATCTCTACTCATTTTGAGTATCAAAAAGAACTTGTTTGACCCAAAAAGTCAATACAAATTTTAACTTGGTTTATATGGAAACTTACTCATAATTTAGAAGAAAATGGTGGAGGAAGATGGCAATCTCTAGCTTGGCAAGGTCATTTCCAGGGCAAAGCCTACTTCCTGCTCCAAATGGAAGAAAAGTTCCTGGCTTTGGTACAAGATCCTGGTCAACATGTTTAAATTAGTCAATTTGTACAAGTTATAAAGCAATTGGTACAAGTTAAAACAGACTCACATCCCATCTTGAAGGATTAAACTCTTTAGGTTGGGGATAAAGTTCAGGATTATGGTGAACACTCCTAAACCAGAGCAACACTTTCCATCCTTTAGGAATGAAGTAACctaacaaatatataaaaaaagaaaaaattatacATGATTAGAACCCAAGTCAATCGTAAGTTCATGTATTTTTGGTATTTAATTATCATATATAAAAATCACACCTTTGATATCGACATCTTTTTTAGCTTCACGGAACGTCATGAGCGAAAAAGTCACTAAACGAAGCGTTTCATCAATCACCTTCGAGAGATACTCCATTTGCCTATACTCTTTCAAGGTCAAACCCTCTTGTGTTGGTGGCATATTCTTTACAATCCTCTCTTGTTCTTCCTAATGAAAATTCACCCAAGTTTTTTACTTATATTACTTTCTTGATTTTGTTACACTCTACTAGTTTAGATTACTTTCTTGATTTTGTTACCTTTGCTATGTGGAAAAATTCTGGATGTGCTTGGAGAAGAATGGTAGACCACATTGTGATGTGTCCCGAAGATTCATGGCCCGCGTTTAGGTACATGACTAATGTATCGATTATTTCCTCATCATCTAGTTTTCTTCCTTTCTCGTCTGTAGTGTCCAGGAGAGCATCAAGCATGTCTTTCTTGGACATCCCTTCGTTTGCCTCTCGTTTCTTTCTACGTTCGTGTACAACTGTTTGCAAAATGGCCACAAGGTTCTTCCGCGCCTATAAATTTGTAATCATCATaatatataaacatttaaaagttaAAAGTTAAGATAATACAACAAATGGAAGATAATGGCCGAGGTGCTAAATGCTTGCTTTGATACCATATAAAAtgtgttttaatttattttaatttaaaaaaaggagactgcaacatatatagaattagACGGCAAAAAACAAACCTTAAGTGCATTATAATATGCAAAACCAGGAATATTAATGGCCATAGCCCTAACGCCGTAGTTAAGCACCGTGTACTCTTTCTCCAATGCATCCATTACATGTTCGCTCTCAGTGCTAAGGAAAATGTGCATGATTATCTGAAAAGTTAGCTTTCGCAGGTAGGTGAGGAACTCAATCCGCCCCATTTTTGACCATTTCTCCAATGCtaagaccacattggtctcaatGTACTGCATGTATGTAGACAAGGCTTCGTGACCATTTACTGGTGCTGCGGTCAACTTACGAAGCCTTTTATGATCTTCGTAAGAAATTccaataaatgatttttttccgATGAGTTCCCGGGTGGCAGTTGGCCACCCTGGCTGGAATGCTTCATCATCAAACAATACTTTCCGACATGCTTCGGGAACAGTCACGATGATGCTAGGGCTACCAAACATAAACGACTTATATAAACCCCTAGACCCAAATCtgtatttagaaaaaaaataatgtttacttaacaaaaacattaaaaacatacGATAcaactcaatatatatatatatatatatatatatatatatatatatatatatatatatatatatatatatatatatatatatatattattgaaacATCAGAATTAGGAATAGAGATAATAAGATACATATATAGGAGGTGCACAATAATTGTTTAAATAACTGTCGTTTAATGATAAAGACGATGATAGTGACAAAAGTTGCCTGCTCTAGAAAAAGTCCAATGATTCAGTTTTagttaaaaaattttaaatgaagCATATTGATTTAAATAAGTCTATGGATGAAATATACGTGATTAATAATATTTGTAAGAGAAAGTCAATATATGTTTTGTGTAGCATCAAGAATATATTAATAACAAATAACAGGTATTACGAGCTTCTTCAAAAAAGTCTTGAAGCAAAGTATTGTGTAtttaaaaaataatcaaaacTGATAATCTAATAAGTATAGAGAATCATTGGTATCGTTATTAATTAAAAACTAAACTGGTTAACAATTGTATTCTTTCACCTATCATTTTTTAATTGAGTAGACTGCAAATTTGGTTCTTATGATTTGCTGGTCCAAAAAAGTTTCTAACTTGTACCATCAGGTCcaaaacaaaaacatttttatCTATCATATTCAACTTATTATTTACTATTATCTTAGAAACATAATACATTTGTAAAATACAAAAACACCCCTAAGCAAAGAGAGAAATTACAAAAGAGCTCTTCATTTAGTCGGTGCATAGGATTTCCAAACCAAAAAAAGGGGGCTCTTGTCAATTAGCACCCCTTAAGTTGCTACTGGTCCTGTGTTTCCTGCTAATGCATTGGAAATGTGCAAAGAATTCTGTTTCCTATGATTTTATAGGAACCTCCGTCTtgtataaaaaaactaaaattttaattCTAATTTAATTGAATAAAAGAATTTAGTGAATATCCTTTAGAGGGAAGTGCTTGTCTTTTCACATAATTAACTAGATAGAGAAAGTGACACGTCCAACTCTTCCTAAAAGCAAATATCTTTTCCTTATTTTCTTGGACAAAATAGCTACAGAAATGTTTCATAACAACATTTTGAATTGCATTCTCGAGTATGATATAAGCTACATTTTAGAGAAAAAACACAAACAATTTAATAATGCATGCAACATGACTTTCTTGTAAACCATATCCTGTATTCCCACTCTAGTTTTCGAACCCAAAAAGATGAGACATTTGTTGGTGGCGTAGAAGCATATTATAATCGGAAAGAATATATTCCATTATATAGCTATAGTATTTCATAAAAATTGTAAGTGTTTTCGTAGTATACATGCACTTCAAAATAAACCCTTTGTATGCTTATTCCAAATTATTCCAAAGCAATAGAGAATCGTTTACTATTTCCATTTCATTTATAATGAATAAATCTTTGGATCATTATATTCTTTGTTTATTCTTTATAATAGTTTAAAAGAAGGAGAAGATGTTAATAATAAGAACGAAAGGTGTGAGTTACCTGCGAAGGAAATTGGAGATGAAGGCATCAGGATCGTTAGACTTGAAAGCTCTGAGGAACGACCACATGTTTCCGATGAACGGCCAACCCATATCACCTGGTGGCAGacacttcctcttcttcttctccaaattCCTCTCATAAATCCATATATTCACACTCTTCAAAACCCATTTAAGAATCAACATtaatcccagaaaaattcccacATAATAACTCATCCCTCCAAATCCATCAGCCCCCATTTTTAAACTTCACAACCGGTTCCCTCTTCTTTCTATCTCCCTATATATATACGTATAACCGTATATATGTATAGAGATATCCCTTTCCACAGCTTTTGATCAGTTGTCTTGGTACAGGAGGAGAGAGATAGTGGATTGAGATGTGTAGAATAGGGAAGAGAggaaagagatagagagagatggAAATGGTTGTAATGGTTATGGGTCTTTTTGGTGGATTCCTTCGTGTATctgtatatatatagggagatAAAACACACACGAAGGAGGGGTGGGGCATATATCTTACACCATAAAATGTTTAATGGTTAGTAAAGAAAATATTCGAAAATATGTACTCTCTTTATATGgtataatattatataaataataatatttattttatgcCATTACGTTTTTCTATAAATAATAATTTTCTTATATTGTAGGGTAGACTATAATTTTCTTagcaacataattttttttaaaccgaCAAACTAATTTATTTTTAGTTATTACCATCTATATCTCAAGTGATGTTTGTATCTATGACCTCTCAAATGAAAAACTTACTCCTTACTGTTAGGACAAAcaaatatattcatatataacagataatcacataacagtctatagacaacaaaCTGATCTATCAGATCAtaccatataacatataatattatcctaccctctaggatatctAACTAACAggtcataccacatatcacatattatCATCTTGCCCTCTAGGCAAGGTTGTataactcgttactcggtacctgttcggccgactaccgagcAACGAGTACTCAGGGAGTATTCGGATTTGGAAAtttatgtagaaatatttttaggaaaattatatatgtcaaaaatcataagataaaatcataagttgattgaaatatataactaaATTGGATActtgtgaatacacaaaaaatgaaaaacacataatggtctcacttcgtgaataattactgaaaatttaaaatatatttgtagtaataatcacatgtgtgtgagttaaataataaatcattaagtatattatatatattaatcaccgagttaaCCGAATTTAACAACACTACTCAGTTCGTAAGgggccgatcggggagtactcgggattatGTAATTCACCTCGGCAAggggggagtagcgagtactcggaggagtaatcggccaactcggcgagttttacaacactgcctCTAGGACATCGATCTAACAGAGCATACTAATATAACATAACCAATTACATTTCAAAGGGCcggcttggtgccttagacccttaattatagtgaggataactcaccttgcaaaagTCATCTCAgtagataaactccaactctTGGATCGCTCCCACAAACTCCACTACCTATTATCATAATAGAACCATACTCGTAAGTTCCCAACCTTCCAAGGTACCCCATAAGTCAACTAGTTAACCCGTGGACAATGTCAAAGTCaagagtcaaggtcaacagtccatggtgaccctaactcgtcgagtatcctcagcTACTCGCTGAGTTCTTTGAGATACTCGTCCACTCGCCAAGTCACCatagtgactcatcgagttcctaagGCTTGAGATCAAAGCTctaaggccactcgtcgagttttccttcttgcaactcgacaAGTTAACACACATCCATTAATTGGGAAACcttaactgactcgccgagttgttcatccaactcgtcgagtctacgacaatcttcatcggactcgctaagttgttcatccaactcgtcgggcTCATGCCCATCTAcatatgactcgccaagtcgaccatgcgactcgtcgagtcccttcaatccttTAACCATACAgacactttttaagccatgccaaggctccaaattgcagatccaacttccttaggcatgcttatcacgtaaagttgcaaactttacgtgcatgcaaggcttttaAGACCCTTaaatgacaaaactaagcttgGAATGAAGTTAcacacttgagggaaggctcaTACTAGGAAAAGCTGATGAATTTATGAATCTAGAGGCCAAGGagagtccagatctaaagttacaacttcagatcttagcttaaGCATAAGAAACCTTTCTTAAAACTCATGAAAAAGAGGGTTTAGGTGAAAATGATCCAAGGAAAACGGTCTAGTACCTTCAAGAGAGTGCTTACTGATGCAGATCTTGAATCCCACGAGCTCTTGCTTCAACTAGCTTTTTTCCCCTAGTGTTTCCTTCACCAAAATCCTTCCTCCAAGCTTAAACTCTCCAAAAGAACACATACACACAAATTAGGATTAAAGAGAGACAAGAAGCTataaaggggaggctgggggaggccaatgatcctttaaatagggtgcaatgccccgaaatttagggttttatctgctagctcctactcgtcgagtcctttcttggactcggcaagtaggtcatTAAAACTCGTAGACCATCCCGCTACTACTTGATGAGTAGGgcgaccaactcgacgagtagacccaaagaccaaaaaggattcatacataaatcaatacctgagaatcggggcattacaattctcccccacttgaactagacttcgccctcgaattcAGCTGAGGTAAACAACGTCaggtaatgctctcgcatctccgcctccggctcccatgtcctcTCGAATCTCGTTCGATgttcccactgcaccttcaccaaatgtatctccttgttccacaaaattttcttcttcttttccaagatGGTCACAGGTCTCTCCTTGTAATTCATgcactcatcgacctgaatatcatccaacgatactactgcctcctggtccataatgcactttcgcaactgcgaaacgTGGAATGTGCTGTGAATCCGGCTAAGCTCCTCTGGCAGCTCTAGCCTGTACACCACCTTGCCAATCATGGCAATGATCCTGAACGACCCAATTTAACGGGGATCCAGTTTTCCCCTTATTCTGAGGCAGCTCACACCCtttcagggtgagaccttcagaagtaccatatcacccacctggaACCCTAACTCCGATCGGAGTCTGTCGGTATAGCTCTTCTTCCGACTCTAAGCGGTCTGCAATCGctgcctaatctgctgaatcttTTCGGTAGTCTGCAAAACTACCTCCGTCCGTCCAATCACTCGGTGtctaacctcaccccaacaaaccggggtgcaACATCTTCGCCCATACAATAACTCAAAAGGCGGAGCGCCAATGCTggaatggtagttgttgttgtaagcaaactctgcaagaggtaggtGGGAATGCCAATTCCtaccgaaatcaatgacacacaccctcaacatatcctcttgGGTATGAAtggttcctcgtggaacttctgctagAAATGGGAGGTAAACCTAAAATCTCGGTCTGAGATAATGAATACCGAAATCCCGACACAAAActcctcgtaaccaccatactgaaaatacaacaggaagatatcagataacCCTCACAAATAACTGGGAGCTAACTCCTAATcctaaccctaggggttgtgacttccttgttacgcgtatgggtcctgtgctttcagtagtacgggcccatactaccttccacacctacctatatttgtctcaaggatcactaccacaccctaacaatatatatatatatatatatatatatatatatatatatatatatatataaacatagcgAACGCTCAATCCTCATTCCTAGAGAAAGGCTAACTGTCTCACAACTGACCTACCGGtctcacacaacccacccatccatgaaacttccccCAACCCGGCAACACTTGTGTATGCTCgccatacataatgttggacccCATGGACTTTCGAATATCTAATCCTACCCTAAgatcccaatcaaacaagaacagaacataaggctaaatcaaacattctcaggctataagatcttaattacttataaccatgatgcatacactaagcaactacagtaatgatgtcaatttcatatgagGAAATCCATAGGCTATCAGGAATCATAtgatcaggaaattctatcatgcaattcctgaagatccctagcctaatactagcatgttgttctaacatatcacaatatcaaataactatatggtattttggggtctacttactggctttgGCCGATCGTACACCCTACATCCTCCtatacttattttgaaaaccattttagaaatcACTTTAAAACCCTTTCCTTGAtctgagactggattcacatgaatgttcctctaattcaccaaaccaagtctctgataccaacttgtaacacccaaaaatttaagccaaatttaaacttttcaaaaacacgtTAAATCAATAATCTTTACAACTTGGTTT
The genomic region above belongs to Lactuca sativa cultivar Salinas chromosome 4, Lsat_Salinas_v11, whole genome shotgun sequence and contains:
- the LOC111879980 gene encoding ent-kaurenoic acid oxidase 1 isoform X2, translating into MGADGFGGMSYYVGIFLGLMLILKWVLKSVNIWIYERNLEKKKRKCLPPGDMGWPFIGNMWSFLRAFKSNDPDAFISNFLRSPSIIVTVPEACRKVLFDDEAFQPGWPTATRELIGKKSFIGISYEDHKRLRKLTAAPVNGHEALSTYMQYIETNVVLALEKWSKMGRIEFLTYLRKLTFQIIMHIFLSTESEHVMDALEKEYTVLNYGVRAMAINIPGFAYYNALKARKNLVAILQTVVHERRKKREANEGMSKKDMLDALLDTTDEKGRKLDDEEIIDTLVMYLNAGHESSGHITMWSTILLQAHPEFFHIAKEEQERIVKNMPPTQEGLTLKEYRQMEYLSKVIDETLRLVTFSLMTFREAKKDVDIKGYFIPKGWKVLLWFRSVHHNPELYPQPKEFNPSRWDDLVPKPGTFLPFGAGSRLCPGNDLAKLEIAIFLHHFLLNYEFERENPECPIMYLPHSRPKDNCVGRLRRVSK
- the LOC111879980 gene encoding ent-kaurenoic acid oxidase 1 isoform X1; translated protein: MGADGFGGMSYYVGIFLGLMLILKWVLKSVNIWIYERNLEKKKRKCLPPGDMGWPFIGNMWSFLRAFKSNDPDAFISNFLRRFGSRGLYKSFMFGSPSIIVTVPEACRKVLFDDEAFQPGWPTATRELIGKKSFIGISYEDHKRLRKLTAAPVNGHEALSTYMQYIETNVVLALEKWSKMGRIEFLTYLRKLTFQIIMHIFLSTESEHVMDALEKEYTVLNYGVRAMAINIPGFAYYNALKARKNLVAILQTVVHERRKKREANEGMSKKDMLDALLDTTDEKGRKLDDEEIIDTLVMYLNAGHESSGHITMWSTILLQAHPEFFHIAKEEQERIVKNMPPTQEGLTLKEYRQMEYLSKVIDETLRLVTFSLMTFREAKKDVDIKGYFIPKGWKVLLWFRSVHHNPELYPQPKEFNPSRWDDLVPKPGTFLPFGAGSRLCPGNDLAKLEIAIFLHHFLLNYEFERENPECPIMYLPHSRPKDNCVGRLRRVSK